The genomic interval AAGTAAAAAAATCATGTAATAAAAATGTTATGTACAAGGATTAATCGAGTGATTAATTAAAATTTTAGCTATTGTCTAAAATTAGAAAATTTTTCGTTTTTATAATTGAGGGTAACAAAATGAAAGGCTTATTGTTTGTTGCGACACCAAAAAGCATAGTTTCACGAAAAAACAATAACATATGTGTATATAATGAAAATGGTCAATTTGAATTTCCAATCGGTTCTATTGAACATGTTTTTCTGCTAGGTGGTATTAACATCACAACACCTACAATTAAATTTTTAAACACATTTGGTAAGTGTGTGTTTTTATTAAATCAATTTGGCAAGCTTATTACGGCAATTATACCTGAACATATTGGAAGCGATTATTCTTTAAGACTGGCCCAATATAAAATTATGCTCTCACAGCAATCAAAAATTCATCTAGTAAATTTTTTGTTAAAAGAAAAAGCAAAAAGTGTGGGTTATATACTTGGTCTTAATGAGTCAGCATACAATAGAAGTATTTATATAAAAAGTTTAATATCCAATGCAAGTACAAGAAATTTACAAGAAGCGCTAGGAATTGATGGATCTTTGAATTCAAAATTGTTTCAGTTTATGAGAGAAAACCTCCTACCAGAAAACTTCGAGTTTAACGAAAGAGATTATAAACCACCAAAAGACCCTGTTAATGCAGTTCTATCTTTAACATACACGATGTATTATAGTCTTCTTGTGCCTATTAGCATGTCTTATGGATTTGACCCGTATTTAAGTTTTTTTCATACAAAAAGAGGTAAGCATGCTAGTTTATGCTCTGATTTGATAGAGATTTCAAGACCATGGCTAACCTTGTTTGTGTTTGAAAATTTCAAAAATGCTTTTTTTGATCCAAGCGATTTTGTATTGAGCGAAAATGGCTGTTTTTTGAAGGAAAAAGCACTGAAGTCTTATGTTAAGCTTTTTAGCGAAAAAGTTATACATGGAGAATATATTGATCAAACAGTAAAATTTATATTAAATCTTAAGGAAAAGATTTATGAAATTTCTAATAACCTATGACATAAAAAATCCCAGAAGATGGAAAAAAGTTTTTGGCTATATTAAAAAGAAAGGTTTGAATGTTCAGTTGTCTTGCTTTGAAGTAGAAATGAGCAATTATAAGATAGGTAAACTTTTAGAAGAATTAAGTAAGTTTATTGATTTAAAAGAGGATGTGATTTATACATATCCACTTGAGCCCAATTCGAGCGCTTTTAGCGTTAAACTTGGAAAAGCAGAAGATTTAAATAAGGATTATGTGTTATGACAAAAAATTACGTTGTAATTTATGATATAACAGACTCTAAAAATAGGTACAAAATAGCACGATTTTTATTTGAATATGGAATTAGAACCCAATATTCTGTATTTGAAGTAGAAGTAAAGAACTCACAGTTTAACAAATTTATAGGATTGCTTGGGCGCAAAATTAAAAAACCAGCAGATAAAATTTACATATATCAATTAGATAAAAACAACCTAAAAAATATCCAAAGGATAGGTAATTATGAAAATTCTGTTATTTTTGATTTTTTTGTTTGACATTATAAATATGGATTTTGTATACTACAACAATAAATAGTTAAAAAGGAGTCTAAAAGTGAATTTAGAGCCTGTGGAATTAGTTAGTTTAGCTGCTTTACTTCATGATATAGGCAAAATTTCTCAAAGGGCAAAAATACCAATTGAAAACAAATATAATTTAGAAGAATACGCACCAGAAAAAGACGGACACCCCTCTTATATACACGCTGCCTATACAGCAGAATTTTTAGATTGGTTTATTAAAGAGTTTAGCATGAGATTCGAAGATGAAAAGACAAATTTAGTTAATATTGCATCATATCACCACAAAGACATTGACGAACCATTATATAAAATAATAAAAAACGCAGACCATCTTGCCAGCGGTTTTGAAAGAACACCACAGATAGAAAAAAGCGATTACATAAAAGAACAGTTGATTTCCATTTTTTCTTCCGTTTCAATTAACAATAACCAAAAAAACGATTACACATTTTCACTAAAGCCCTTATCGTTTGATATAGAGCCGCAGGTAAAATCTGAAAATACGCCAAAAGATTACGAAGCGCTCTACAATGGCTTAAAGGCAGATTTGCAAAGATTAAAAGGTATAGAAAATTTTGATATTTTTTATGACGGTTTAAATTATTTGCTTGAAAAGTATGCCTGGTGCGTGCCCTCTTCATCTTTTGAGGCTAAAGCTGATATTTCTCTTTTTGATCACTTGAGGGTAAGTGCCGCTTTTGCTGCAGCATTATACAAGTATTTTGAGCAATCAGGTAAGATTTTGCAACCAGATGATACCACACCTGCCTTTGCGCTTATTCAAGGAGATTTTTCTGGTATACAGAATTTTATATTTTCCAAACAAGGGGAATCAAATAAGTTTGCAGCTAAAATTTTGAGAGCAAGGTCATTTTTTGTATCGCTATCAACAGAACTTGTAGCCTATAAAATTTGCAAAAAGCTTGGTTTAACCAAAGCTTCGGTTGTTATGAATGCTGGTGGTAAATTTACAATTTTATCACATAATGCAAAAGATTTGGATCATATAATTAATGAAGTAACAGACGAAGTTAACAACGAGTTTTTAAAGTTGAATTACGGTCAAACACGATTTGCAATTGCCCACATAGAGCTTTGCGGTACTGATTTTTTAATTGATAAAAATGACAAAAAGAGCAAATTTAGCCAACGTTATGAAGAACTTGTTAAAAAATTGGAAGAAAAAAAGCTAAAGCCAGTTATCAAAAACTTTGTATTTGAGGATTATTTGGATTCAATAAAAGAAGGTGGCATTTGTAGAATCTGTGGCAACCATCCAGCAAATCAATATATAGAGGACACACCTATATGTGAAGTATGCCATAGAATGAAAAAAATTGGCGAGAATTTAGTTAAAAACAAGTTTTTTGCTATTACGACAAATGAAACAAGCTCAAGCATCCCAATTTTTTCTAATTACCATTTGGTTTTTGAAAATAAAGCTGAAAGTTTAAAAAATGCTTTGCTTGCTTTTGAAATAGGCTTAGAAAACGAATTTAGAGGTCTTGCAAAAAGTAAAATAGCAGCTTATGTGCCACGCTTAACACAAGATGAGATAGATAAATATAAAGATTTAGATGATGTACAAGGTTTAAAGGAAGGCGACATAAAACCTTTTTCTGCAATTGCAAAAGATGCAATAAAAGATAAAAAAGGCAGTGATTTTCTAGGTATTCTTAAGGCGGATGTGGATAATTTAGGTTTGATTTTTGCACGTGGTTTTGGTGAAAATGTAAGTATTTCAAAAACTGTTAGTCTATCCAGAATGCTTGATTTCTTTTTTACAGGCTGGCTTCAAAATGAAATTAAAACAAATTTTAGATCAATTTATACCGTTTTTAGTGGCGGCGATGACCTGTTTCTTATTGGGCCTTTCAACCAGATTATCGAATTAGCGAAAAAAATAAACGAACATTTAAGACAATACACAAAAAATGAAGACTTTCACTTGTCGTGCGGTATATATTTTGCAAAAGACAAAGTGCCAGTTTACCAGATGGCCAGACAAGCCGAAGAAATCCTCGAAAAAAGCAAAAAAGACAATGGTAAAAATGCCATAACATTATTTGAGCGTACTATGAAGTGGGATCAATTCAATAAATTAATGGAAATAAACTTAGATGACATTTTTAGAGAAGCTGATGTTTCAGAAGGGTTTAAGTATAATTTATTTACTTATTTGAAAATGATAGAATCAAATAAAACAAGAGACTTATTATGGAAGCCTCTTTTGATTTACAATATTTATAGAAACGTAGCTAAACAAAAAAGCAAAGAAGAAAGAAATCCTGTAATAGAAAAGTTTTTATCTTTAATGGTTAAATATTTTGAAGACTATAAAGGTGATTTTTTAGTGCCTTTGAGCAAATATATTTATGAAAACAGAAAAAGGGAGGAGTTAAAATGAATGAAAGAGAAAATTTTTATGGAAATGTCAATCGTGGACAAAAAAATCCTTATCAGCATAATGAAAATCGAAATAGATACCCTGGCATAACGCCGAAAGATTATTTTAAAGAACCAAATAGTGATATTGTTAAAGATGATTTGTTTTCTGTAACAGCCGATAAAATTACAGAAAGTTTTAGCAAAGAAGGCGGAATAACAGGAAGCCAAATTAGAAAGTTTTATGATGAAGTTTTAAGACTAAAATTAAAATTAGACAGCGCAAGTGATAAAGAGACAAAATTTGTTGAAATTTTGCCATATCTTAAAATGCTTATACCAAAAGTTATTTATTCAAAAAACAGAAATAATGCAAATGAATCTTTCGAAAGTTTTATTAAAATGAATATAGAAAATATTACAAAAGTAAGAGAATTTGAGGTTTTTTGCGATCTATTTGAAGCGATTATTGCCTATACAAAAAAATATCCAAATTTAAAAAAATAGATAAAAGGAGTAATGCACAATGAAACTTGAAAAAATAGTAAAAATTACTGGAAAAATTGAGTTAAAAACCGGTTTGCACATAGGTGCAGGTAATGACAGTATTCATATAGGCGGTGTGGATAACGCTGTTATAAAAGATCCAATAACAAAAAAACCATACATACCTGGCTCTTCCATAAAAGGTAAAATAAGAACGCTTCTTGAGTGGGCTACAGGTAGAGTGAGAGATTCAAAGCCTTTTGCAACAAAAGACAAAGACGATGATCCAATTGCAAGAATTTTTGGTAATGGAAAAAACGATCCGAATTACAAAGGTGGCCCTACAAGGGCGAGTTTTTCTGATTGCCAGCTTAGTGAAGAAAATAATAAAAAACTTGAAGAAATAGGCTACACAGAAATTAAAACTGAAGTGACAATTGATAGAATAAGCGGCACAGCTGCGGGTGCTGGCCCAAGAAGTACAGAAAGAGTTCCTGCAGGAGCAAAATTTGATTTTGAAGTAACTTATAAGGTTTTTGATAAACAAGACGAAGAAAACCTTGAACTTTTACTTTTGGGCATGAAGCTACTTGAGTATGATGCATTGGGTGGTTCTACCTCGAGGGGCTATGGAAGAATAAGTTTTAAAGATGTTACAATTGAAGGAAGCAATAAAAAATTTGATGAAATAAAAATAGATAACGATTCGTTCAAAAATTGGGAACTTAAGGGAGATAAAAGTGCAGTCTCTTAAGCTTACATTGAAATTTACAAGCCCTCTTGCAAGTGCCTTACAAAGTGATACAATCTTTGGCCAATTTTGTTGGTATTATAGCTACATTTATGGCGTAGAAAAGCTAGAAAGCCTTATTAATCAAGAAAAACCTTTTACAGTTTTTTCTGATGGTTTTTTGGAAGATCATATACCAATACCAGTATTAAAACCTGTCTCAATTGATAAATTTGGTGATTATGCAGACATTAAACGCTTTAAAAAATTAGCGTTTATTAAAGCCAGCGCCTTAAAAGATGTAGATGTGCTTGACGCAGTTAAATTAATAAAATCTGTGGATTTAGACAAAAAATCCTATCTGGAACGCCAGGTTATTTTGAGAAACAGCATTGATAGAATAACAAATACTACTTTGGAAAATGGTTTATATCAGACAGAAGAAGTTTTTTTTGACAAAGATGCAAGAATTGATATTTATGTAAAATATGATAGTAAGCTTATTGATAAAGATTGTATTATAAAGGTTTTTGACTACATTGGTCAAAGCGGTTTTGGTAAAGATAAGTCAATCGGAAAAGGCAGATTTAAAATTACAAATCTGGTAGATAACCCTGATTTACTAAAAGAAAAACAAACCAAAACATTTATTAGTTTATCCAGTGGTATAACCTGTGATGATTGTGAGGTGCTTTTTGGGAAAACCTTTGTCAAATTTGGAAAACATGGGGGGTATGGTTTGAAAAATCCATTTAAAAACCCTGTAATAATGTTTAAGTCTGGATCTATTTTTAAGATTAAAAACTTTAAGCCCATATTTGGCAAAAGCTTATCTGTTTCTAAGTATAAAAACCATAAGCATGGTGCATATCTACTACCATTATTTGTGGATGTGGAGGAATAATGAAAAGTAAAACTTTTAATATAAAACTAAAAGTGTTAACGCCCATACACATTGGAGATGGCAGCTCATATGACCCAACAGATTATATAATAGATAAAAACGAGATGCATGTTATAGATCATGACAGATTTATTCAAAAAATCAACTCAAATAAAACCTTGTATGATGATTTTTTAGGAAGAATTAAAAACTTTACGCCTAAAAGTATTGGTTTAATAAATTTTATAAGAGAACAGTCAAAAGGTTTATATAGGTATTCTCTAAAACTTGATAAAAAAGCTTTAGAATATATAGAAAACTCCCCAAACGAAATTGGCAGAGCCCCTATTGATAAATTTATAAGAAATCCGTTTAATGATACAATCTATATACCAGGATCAAGTATTAAAGGCGCGCTAAGAAGTGCAATTATTGAAGTTATTTTTAGGAAACTTTTGCCAAAAGAAGAAGACAAATGTAATGACAGTGAGCAAAGAAAAAAATTGCTTGAAAGCTTAATTGAAAGAAACTCAGATTTGAATAAGTATAACGATAAAGGTAAATTGTTAGAAACACTTTTAACCACTACTTTTAATCCAAATGACGCAAAAAATGATATACTAAAGCATGTTTTGGTTTCAGATTTTTTGCCAAGCGAAGCGAGTTTACAAATTTGCTATCCAATAAATAAAAGTTCTACCATAGAAAACAATATTCCTGCGCTTTTAGAATGTGCAATGCCAGGCAGCACTTTTGAAGGAACAATTACTTTTAAAAATCAGTTTTTTGATGAATTAGACAAAATTCTGGGTAAGATAGCTAACATAAGAGGATCAAGCTCACCAAAAAAGGATTCACTGCATGATTTTAATGGTAATCTTTTAGCAAAATGGATAAGGGCAAACTACAAAGATAAAGTTTTGATGTGTGAAAAAGAAACAACTAACTACTCTTTAAGCACTAAAGACAATAATTTTATATTAAAAATAGGCAAACACGCAGGGGCTTTGTCAAAATCCATTGCAGGTTTCAGAAAGATAAATGTTAATGCTTCTAATCCTGAAAAACAACGCGAAGAAAAAAACACTTTAGATTCTCAAACAACCTTTTGGTATATAAATAACAAACCAATGGGTTGGGTGCTTGGCGAGGTAATTAGCTCAAATCACTTAAATTAAATACTTTAAAGTATCTTGCGCTGTCAAAAAAATAATGATAAACGCTTGCATTTAAGAATTTACCTATTGCGCAGCCCAAGCCAAAAGCCATAGCAACAGGCATAGAAAACACCAAATTAACTTTTTTGAATTGATATTGTCTTTTTACATAGTTTATTGCATTGTTAATCTGGCGTGTTAGTTCTTTGTAATTTTCAATTGGTATGTTGCCTTTTACTTTTGCTTCAATTTTTATAGTGGGTTTTTTTGTTGGAGCTATAGGCTCATGGCTTGCGAAATGAAGCAATATATTTAATTCTTTTGGTGCAGATTCTAGTTTACTTATAACTAAGTCGCTAAAATTATCATCTATGGTCTTTAAATCACGGTCTGTGTCAAGAGCTTGCAAATACTGACCTGCTTGAAAATGCAAAACTTTGTATGGATAAATGCTACCTAGATAAGCACCAATACCAAATGCAAAACTTGCCGGGCAGTTGAAAGCAACTTCGTCAAATGGTTCGATAAATTTAGCCGTTTGCTTTATAGTTAAAGTCCAATTAACCTTAGGCATATTACCAATATTTATGATTTTAAAGCCAGGGACATTTAATTGCTCATTTTTTGCCAGAATTAACTTCCGATCTGGCATAAATACCTGGCTTAAGATTTCGTGTAAATTTAAGTTTTCTCCTATTAAAATTTTATTTTTAGAGTTTGCATATTTTTGTTTTTCTTGTAAACTAGGCGTTTTTATCTTTAGCGATTCATCGATAATACCACTAAAGCAATAGTTTTCTTTAATATTTTTATTATGCATTAATGCATAAGCTGCTACATACATTGCTAAATTGTAAGAGTCTCCATCAAAGTCTTCATCGTTAAAAATTGCATCAAAGTCAAATTTTAAAAGTCCTTTTATTTTTTTTGTATAGTGATTATTTGGGTTTTCGGCTTTAAAGACCATAATTTTAATTAATTTGTTTTTNNNNNNNNNNGCTACAAATTCTGCTTCTTTGAAAGCAATATTTTCCAGCTCAAAAAGCCTTTTTTGAGCACAATAGTAAACTGAACGATAATTTTCTGGTATGTTGCGGAGAGTTTCTATATCATGTGAGTTTTTTATTTGTTCTTTGAGCATTTCTAATCGTTTTGAGTTTAAATTATCTAAATAATCAAGATTTATCTTCATATATTTCGATCTGTAGTATTTGTTCTATTGCATATGGGTTTTTTATTGGTATTTTTGATATAATTTCAAATGTAGGAGCGTCTATTTTGCCTTCAAAGAGTACAATTTCTTGCCCTTTTGATTTTATGTAAATTTTTGCAAATTTTCCTATGTTTTTGTCTGTTGTATCGATAATAATATTTTTGGGATTTATTAAAATATTTACTCCGTTTTTTTCAAATAGCTTTTTTTCGTCAAAAGCGGCTTTTTTCTCTTTTTCAAACAAATCTTTGCTAAAATTAAAATGTATTACATTAGTATCTTTTTCAAAAAAAAGATTTTTATTAAACTTTAATGTTTTTTTTAACTCTTCAAATTTAAATTTATACCTTGCATCTTTTGGATTAAATGGTACTTTTGGACCTGTTTTAGAAGGTGGTAAGTCTTCACCATCTAAAGCTTTTTTAAGAAGATTAATATCGTTTTCATTAAGTTTACTATAGTAAGAGTATTTTGCATTATCCAGGAAAATTCTTTTGTCAAGCTCAATTATCCATTTATCAGCGATTGGATGACTAACATCTACAAACATATCTGAGTTTGTTGCAAACTCCCAGAAATTTGACATTAGGATAGCAGTATTATCTTCAATGTAAACTGCAATAGCAAATTCTGGTTCATATATCTCAATGATGTCACCAAAATGTAACTCTTTTTTGTTAGTATTTTGTTTTGTTTTTATTTTTATTTTTGATTTTTTATATACTTTTAGTAAATCATCTAATATACCCATTATATTTTACCTTCTGCTTTATTAACGATTTTTTGGGCGTTTTTAGACTTAGCGCAAAGCAGATCAAATATTAAGTCTGTTGTTTCGTAATCAAGATTTAAATCAATAATTATATCTTTTAGCTTTTTTTTAAGCCTTTCTTTTGCTTTGTATTCTGCTTGCTTTGAAGTGTATACATATTTGATACATCCTAAAATATCTAAAAGAATCAAGCTTTCTTTATCTGAAAGCAATTTTTGAAAAGTTTTGAGTTTATCTAAAGCTTCAATTTTTTCAATATACTCGTATTGAGTGTGTTGTTTTGGTTTATTATCTAAAATTTCTAATAAATCTTTTTCGTCAGTTTCTATAAGTTGTATTTTTTTTTGTTTTAATATATCTTTAAAATAATTAATGGCAGAGGTTTTTACTATTTGCCATCTTGAATTTTGATTATACTTCAAAAATGCCTCTTTTTTCTGGTAAAGGAAAATTGTAATTTCACTTTTTAACTCGTTAATTTCGCTAAACAACCCGGTTTTATAAAAAACTTTTGCAATATACAAAGAAAGTTCATTTACAAGTTGTTCAAAATTTTGGATGTTACCATTTAAAAATTCTTCTAAAATATGCTCTATTTGCAATTTTCCACCTGTTTTTTTAATTTCGCACATAAATAATCTATATTATTGCAAATTCCACAGTATTCAACAAGTTTAAAATCAAAAATATCTTTGCTTATAGGAAAAACTTCTTTATTCTTTAGCCTGTAAATATAAGATATATCAAAAAAATGAAACCTGCACCTTTTTTCGCAGTTTCCGGGTATTGAAAAACTTACCTGATTTTTATAAAATTGTTTTGAAGAAAAAAACGCCACGCAAGCAATATTTGTTTTATCTTTTGTTTTTAGTATAATAAAAGGCCTTCTTTTTGTTTGCAAATCATGAGAGCCCAAATCCATAGAAAGCTTTTTTTCTATTTCACTTGCACGAGCTACCCATAGTGTATGATCTTTGAGTTCATCATCTAAAAATTTTTTAATTAACTGTTCGCTAATGTACATGTACCTGCCCAAATCCCATAGAAGCATTTGTGCCTATATTTAATATGCTTGCCAGATAAATATATCTGTAGATATCTTTTGAGTTTTCTATGTGAAATTTTAAGTTTGTACAGGGAATGCTCATAAGTTTTTTCTTTCGATTGGAGTACCTTGCTATATTATGAAAGGTGCAATCGATTTTTGTTGCTTTAAACTCTGGTTGAATGTATATTTCGTCTTGAGTTTTACCGTAAAATTTGTTTGTTAGGTAAATTCTACGCTCTATAGCTTTAACAATATCACCAAAATCAATTTCCTGACAATTTAAAATTTTAGAGTCTCTTTTAAATCTTCCAAATTCAATATTCAAGGTAAAATTGCTTTTGTTTTCAATTTTTTTAAATTGATTAGAATTTAATATAAACTCTTCTTCCTGAATTGTATCTAAAAAAGGATTGTAAAAACCTGCTTGTTTTACTTTAAGGTCTCTTGTAAAAGCCTCTAAATACATTTTTGAAAATTTGGAAAAAGTCCCAAGAAGCGTTATTCTAAGTTCATTTTTTGTGGATTTATTTATAACATAGGGTAAAAACAATGTATCTTTGTATTTTTCAAAAGAAAGCATATACAAACACTTATCTACAAGCGGGCAAACCTCGCAAGTTGTATTTTTAAGTATACAAAAACGCTTTTTTAAATTTCTACCCAGCATACCCCTATAGTAAGAACCGTAAAACTCATAGTCTTTATCTATACCTTCATGTTTAATTGTGATAATGGTAAAATCAAAATTCCCCATCATTTATAATTTTAACTTTTCTCTAAAAATCTCACTAAGGTTTTTTTGTTTTAATGATTTGTAGTCAATTAAGTTTATGCCAATAGAATTTGCACGTTGTTTTTTTTCTTGACTTATTTCGCTGGAAGGAGGGTTTAAAATAACAAGGTGCGATTTTGCACTTAAACCAAAATTTTGCCTTAATTGTCCCGATTTGTAAATTACATCTCCAATATAATCTTTTACTTCGCCGGTTTTACATTCTATTATATGCAAATCATTGTTTATAATAAAAACTACATCAAGCTCGTTTGATACACCTCTGTCATTTTCTATTTTGATATTACAGCTTATATCATCAACTGGTAATGTTTTTATTTGGTCAAAAACATAATATTCAAACCAGCCACCCGTAAAAAAATCGATTGTTTCTTTACTTCTAAAATCAAATTGGTCTAATTCTTCTTGCGTTATACCGCAGTAGTTTTTTAAATCTTTTATGGCTTTTTTGGCTTCATTGTTTTCTAAAATTTTTTTTCTTGCGTTTTCATTATCACGATATACTCTAAATTTTTGTGTAATATCTAATACTGTTTCATAATCAGATTCAAAAGCTTGAAAGAGTTTTTTTGCAATATTTGATTTTTTACTATCCTGTTTTTGAGTGCTTTTGATTTTGGTGCCAACAGCGCTCATATATTCAGGAATGGATAATTTGCAGGTACTAGGAATTTGACTTGCCTTAGGGTACAAAATAAGATAAAAATTTTTATCAATAGATTTATAATAAATTGTAGAATTTAAATTTGAGTTTTTAAAAAAATCGTAAGCACCTAAAGCCATAATTTTGGTGCCGCCTGTTATATTTACCAAAATGTTGTCAAAAGAGTTTTTTGAAAAGTATTCTTTAAGTTTTCCTTCAATGTCATTTAAATCGTTTTGGTCTACTACTATGCTATCATTTTCTTTTTTATTTAATATGCTGAGTATGGATTTACTATAGTTTTTTTCTTGTGTTTTTTGCGTTTCTATAAATAAAATTTTATCCCATTTATCATATAAATCTTTTAGAAAAAGTACATTTGGTATTGATTGATCGCTAAGCAAAACTACAGCAAGATCCATTTTGTACCCCTTTTTTTACTCATTATGTATTTTTTTAATATTTTGTCAATCAATTTTATAAAAAAATTGATTTAATTTTTTATTAAAAAAAGCATAATTTTTTGTTTTTTTTAGATTTTAAGCTTTTACTTCAAAAGGACATCCTCGTTTGTTATTCTTGAAGTGCACCTTAAGTGTATGGGGAGTTTTTACCTATTTTATGTAGAGGATTCTTCGCTTACGCTTCAGAATGACAGAAAGGACGAACTTGAAAATGACAAGAAGGAAAAGCTTGATAAATTCAATAGAAATTGTAAAATGCTAGAAGTTATTTGCTTTTTTTAAGTATATTAAATTAAAAATGATTTATGTAGCCACAACATCGCCAAGACGCATTGAGTTGCTTAAACAGTTTGGCTTTGATTATAAACTGGTTAAGCCATGCAAAGAAAAACTAATTATAAACAGTAAACAAAATTTAGCAGTACAAAAAGCCATAAGTAAAATTGAGTGTTTGCAAATAGATGGTTTGGTGGTTGCCTTTGATACTTTAATAATTTTTAAGGATAGGATTTTTGAAAAACCAAAAAACATCGAAGAAGCTAAATCCATGCTTTATGATTTAAGTGGTAGCTGGCATTCAGTAATTAGCGCAATTGCAATAAAATATAAGGATTTAATAAAAGCTTACTTTGAAAAAACTTTTGTTAAGTTTGCAAAGCTAGAGAAAAACGATATTGATTTTTTGACAAGCAAAGAAAATGTATTAGATAAAGCTGGAGCTTATGCTATCCAGGGTTATGCAGCGCTTTATATAGAAAAAATTGTTGGAGATTACTATAATGTGGTGGGACTGCCTCTAAATAGATTTAAAAAAATCCTTGAAGATGATTTTAAGCTTAAAAAAAGCGATTATTTAAAGTAAGTTTAAGCCCAAAAGGGCTTAAACTATTGGATATTAAGGAGGGTTTGGAGCATTTGGTCTGATGTGCTTATAATTCTTGTGTTTGCCTGATAGGCACGCTCAGCTATAATCATATTTGTAAACTCTGTGCCTAAGTCGACATTGCTTTCTTCAAGTGTACTTGGTGCAATTGTGCCAG from Desulfurella sp. carries:
- the csm2 gene encoding type III-A CRISPR-associated protein Csm2, which produces MNERENFYGNVNRGQKNPYQHNENRNRYPGITPKDYFKEPNSDIVKDDLFSVTADKITESFSKEGGITGSQIRKFYDEVLRLKLKLDSASDKETKFVEILPYLKMLIPKVIYSKNRNNANESFESFIKMNIENITKVREFEVFCDLFEAIIAYTKKYPNLKK
- the cas10 gene encoding type III-A CRISPR-associated protein Cas10/Csm1, whose protein sequence is MNLEPVELVSLAALLHDIGKISQRAKIPIENKYNLEEYAPEKDGHPSYIHAAYTAEFLDWFIKEFSMRFEDEKTNLVNIASYHHKDIDEPLYKIIKNADHLASGFERTPQIEKSDYIKEQLISIFSSVSINNNQKNDYTFSLKPLSFDIEPQVKSENTPKDYEALYNGLKADLQRLKGIENFDIFYDGLNYLLEKYAWCVPSSSFEAKADISLFDHLRVSAAFAAALYKYFEQSGKILQPDDTTPAFALIQGDFSGIQNFIFSKQGESNKFAAKILRARSFFVSLSTELVAYKICKKLGLTKASVVMNAGGKFTILSHNAKDLDHIINEVTDEVNNEFLKLNYGQTRFAIAHIELCGTDFLIDKNDKKSKFSQRYEELVKKLEEKKLKPVIKNFVFEDYLDSIKEGGICRICGNHPANQYIEDTPICEVCHRMKKIGENLVKNKFFAITTNETSSSIPIFSNYHLVFENKAESLKNALLAFEIGLENEFRGLAKSKIAAYVPRLTQDEIDKYKDLDDVQGLKEGDIKPFSAIAKDAIKDKKGSDFLGILKADVDNLGLIFARGFGENVSISKTVSLSRMLDFFFTGWLQNEIKTNFRSIYTVFSGGDDLFLIGPFNQIIELAKKINEHLRQYTKNEDFHLSCGIYFAKDKVPVYQMARQAEEILEKSKKDNGKNAITLFERTMKWDQFNKLMEINLDDIFREADVSEGFKYNLFTYLKMIESNKTRDLLWKPLLIYNIYRNVAKQKSKEERNPVIEKFLSLMVKYFEDYKGDFLVPLSKYIYENRKREELK
- the csm5 gene encoding type III-A CRISPR-associated RAMP protein Csm5 — protein: MKSKTFNIKLKVLTPIHIGDGSSYDPTDYIIDKNEMHVIDHDRFIQKINSNKTLYDDFLGRIKNFTPKSIGLINFIREQSKGLYRYSLKLDKKALEYIENSPNEIGRAPIDKFIRNPFNDTIYIPGSSIKGALRSAIIEVIFRKLLPKEEDKCNDSEQRKKLLESLIERNSDLNKYNDKGKLLETLLTTTFNPNDAKNDILKHVLVSDFLPSEASLQICYPINKSSTIENNIPALLECAMPGSTFEGTITFKNQFFDELDKILGKIANIRGSSSPKKDSLHDFNGNLLAKWIRANYKDKVLMCEKETTNYSLSTKDNNFILKIGKHAGALSKSIAGFRKINVNASNPEKQREEKNTLDSQTTFWYINNKPMGWVLGEVISSNHLN
- the cas2 gene encoding CRISPR-associated endonuclease Cas2 translates to MTKNYVVIYDITDSKNRYKIARFLFEYGIRTQYSVFEVEVKNSQFNKFIGLLGRKIKKPADKIYIYQLDKNNLKNIQRIGNYENSVIFDFFV
- the csm3 gene encoding type III-A CRISPR-associated RAMP protein Csm3, which translates into the protein MKLEKIVKITGKIELKTGLHIGAGNDSIHIGGVDNAVIKDPITKKPYIPGSSIKGKIRTLLEWATGRVRDSKPFATKDKDDDPIARIFGNGKNDPNYKGGPTRASFSDCQLSEENNKKLEEIGYTEIKTEVTIDRISGTAAGAGPRSTERVPAGAKFDFEVTYKVFDKQDEENLELLLLGMKLLEYDALGGSTSRGYGRISFKDVTIEGSNKKFDEIKIDNDSFKNWELKGDKSAVS
- the cas2 gene encoding CRISPR-associated endonuclease Cas2, with protein sequence MKFLITYDIKNPRRWKKVFGYIKKKGLNVQLSCFEVEMSNYKIGKLLEELSKFIDLKEDVIYTYPLEPNSSAFSVKLGKAEDLNKDYVL
- the cas1 gene encoding CRISPR-associated endonuclease Cas1, with translation MKGLLFVATPKSIVSRKNNNICVYNENGQFEFPIGSIEHVFLLGGINITTPTIKFLNTFGKCVFLLNQFGKLITAIIPEHIGSDYSLRLAQYKIMLSQQSKIHLVNFLLKEKAKSVGYILGLNESAYNRSIYIKSLISNASTRNLQEALGIDGSLNSKLFQFMRENLLPENFEFNERDYKPPKDPVNAVLSLTYTMYYSLLVPISMSYGFDPYLSFFHTKRGKHASLCSDLIEISRPWLTLFVFENFKNAFFDPSDFVLSENGCFLKEKALKSYVKLFSEKVIHGEYIDQTVKFILNLKEKIYEISNNL